One Thauera sp. K11 DNA window includes the following coding sequences:
- a CDS encoding Glu/Leu/Phe/Val dehydrogenase dimerization domain-containing protein, translated as MAVFSQIDFADHEQVVFVSDDKSGLKAIITIHNSNLGPALGGCRMWPYATEDEAIRDVLRLSRGMTYKSAMANLKLGGGKSVIIGNPRTQKTPELLAAFARALEQLGGRYIAAEDSGTSVADIKYMAQFTRHVAGIVDKPTDDGMRSGDPSPATAYGVFVGIKAAARERLGRDSLEGLRIAVQGVGNVGFDLARQLKDAGAELWVTDIHRESLTAAARDLGATVVAPEDIFGLDVDIFAPCALGAVINDDTIPQLKAKIVAGAANNQLAEARHGAELFRRGILYAPDYVINAGGIIDVYHERTGFDRAALLRHIEGIYDNLMEVFERAREEERPTGEVADTIAEERFTR; from the coding sequence ATGGCCGTTTTTTCCCAGATCGATTTCGCCGACCACGAGCAGGTCGTCTTCGTCAGCGACGACAAGAGCGGACTCAAGGCGATCATCACCATCCACAATTCCAACCTCGGGCCCGCGCTCGGCGGCTGCCGCATGTGGCCGTATGCCACCGAGGACGAGGCGATCCGCGACGTGCTGCGCCTGTCGCGCGGCATGACCTACAAGTCGGCGATGGCCAACCTGAAGCTGGGCGGCGGCAAGTCGGTCATCATCGGCAACCCGCGCACGCAGAAGACCCCCGAACTGCTGGCCGCCTTCGCCCGCGCGCTGGAGCAGCTCGGCGGCCGCTACATCGCCGCCGAGGATTCGGGCACCAGCGTGGCCGACATCAAGTACATGGCGCAATTCACCCGCCACGTCGCCGGCATCGTCGACAAGCCCACCGATGACGGCATGCGCAGCGGCGACCCGTCGCCCGCCACCGCGTACGGCGTGTTCGTCGGCATCAAGGCGGCGGCCCGGGAGCGGCTCGGCCGCGATTCCCTCGAAGGTCTGCGCATCGCGGTGCAGGGCGTGGGCAACGTCGGTTTCGACCTCGCCCGCCAGTTGAAGGACGCCGGCGCCGAGCTGTGGGTCACCGACATCCACCGCGAGTCGCTGACCGCCGCGGCGCGCGACCTCGGTGCCACCGTCGTCGCGCCGGAGGACATCTTCGGGCTGGATGTCGACATCTTCGCGCCGTGCGCGCTGGGCGCCGTCATCAACGACGACACCATCCCGCAACTCAAGGCGAAGATCGTCGCCGGCGCCGCCAACAACCAGCTCGCCGAGGCCCGCCACGGCGCCGAACTGTTCCGCCGCGGCATCCTCTACGCGCCCGACTACGTCATCAACGCCGGCGGAATCATCGACGTGTACCACGAGCGCACCGGCTTCGACCGCGCCGCGCTGCTCAGGCACATCGAAGGCATCTACGACAACCTGATGGAAGTGTTCGAGCGCGCCCGCGAAGAAGAGCGCCCGACCGGCGAAGTGGCCGACACCATCGCCGAGGAGCGCTTCACGCGCTGA
- a CDS encoding IS3 family transposase (programmed frameshift), translated as MRKSRFSEEQMVKILREADRLPVAEVSKKHGVSEQTIYTWRKRFGAMNADEVKRLRQLEAENARLKKMVADRDLEIDVMKEIAAKKLVSTWARRAQVHYAVRRGISQRRACALMSVSRSTLGYASCLDERDRPLIGQLRRLAAQYPRYGYRRIRIFLRRAGYHLSTGRTWRLWRKAGLQVPRKRPRRRVASQRDQVQRASRMNGIWAYDFVFDTCANGQPIKCLTVIDEHTREALAIDVAGSIRSERVIEVLSRLISERGAPKALRSDNGPEFVSARLLQWASDQGLQMALSQPGKPWQNGTDESFNGKLRDECLSMEYFRNRLEARVLIEQWRRHYNEVRPHSALGYLTPAQFVQNQSGNHHQAIPLT; from the exons ATGCGCAAGAGTCGTTTTTCAGAAGAGCAGATGGTGAAGATTCTGCGGGAGGCAGATCGCTTGCCGGTGGCGGAGGTGTCGAAGAAGCACGGCGTGAGCGAGCAGACGATCTACACGTGGCGCAAGCGCTTTGGTGCGATGAACGCGGACGAGGTCAAACGGCTGCGGCAGTTGGAAGCGGAGAACGCGCGACTCAAGAAGATGGTGGCCGATCGGGACCTGGAGATCGACGTCATGAAGGAGATCGCGGCAAAAAAAT TGGTGAGCACCTGGGCACGCCGAGCGCAGGTGCATTATGCGGTCAGGCGAGGTATCTCGCAGCGCCGGGCGTGCGCGCTGATGTCGGTGTCGCGCTCGACGCTGGGCTACGCGTCGTGCCTGGACGAACGCGATCGTCCGCTGATCGGCCAGTTGCGACGCTTGGCGGCCCAGTACCCACGCTACGGCTATCGGCGCATTCGCATCTTTCTGCGCCGGGCCGGATACCACTTGAGCACCGGCCGCACCTGGCGGCTGTGGCGCAAGGCCGGCCTGCAGGTGCCGCGCAAGCGTCCCCGGCGTCGGGTTGCCAGTCAGCGCGATCAGGTACAGCGAGCTTCACGGATGAACGGGATCTGGGCCTACGACTTCGTCTTCGACACCTGCGCCAACGGACAGCCCATCAAGTGCCTGACGGTGATCGATGAGCACACGCGCGAGGCACTGGCGATCGATGTGGCCGGCAGCATCCGCTCCGAGCGCGTCATCGAAGTGTTGAGCCGCTTGATCAGCGAGCGCGGTGCGCCCAAGGCACTGCGTTCGGACAACGGTCCGGAGTTTGTCTCGGCCCGGCTACTTCAGTGGGCGAGCGATCAGGGATTGCAGATGGCGTTGTCGCAGCCGGGCAAACCCTGGCAGAACGGCACCGACGAGAGTTTCAACGGCAAGCTACGGGATGAATGCCTGTCCATGGAGTATTTTCGTAACCGCCTTGAAGCACGCGTGCTGATCGAGCAGTGGCGCCGCCATTACAATGAAGTTCGACCGCATTCGGCGCTGGGCTACCTGACCCCGGCGCAGTTCGTTCAGAATCAGTCAGGCAACCACCACCAAGCCATCCCTCTCACGTAA
- a CDS encoding YbaK/EbsC family protein, producing the protein MKPAQHPTALRTAQLLADAGIDTRVVEFEQPTRTSADAAAAIGCSVAEIAKSIIFRGERSGQAIVVVASGDNRVSEAKVAALVAEPLARADADFVRSATGYAIGGVAPLGHAQPVKLLLDEDLQRFDTLWAAAGTPFSVFPLTPAQLRQLTGAEWLDVRQ; encoded by the coding sequence ATGAAACCCGCCCAGCATCCCACCGCCCTGCGCACCGCACAGCTTCTCGCCGACGCCGGCATCGACACCCGCGTCGTCGAGTTCGAACAACCCACCCGCACCAGCGCCGACGCCGCCGCGGCAATCGGCTGCTCGGTGGCCGAAATCGCCAAGTCCATCATCTTCCGCGGCGAACGCAGCGGCCAGGCGATCGTCGTCGTCGCCAGCGGCGACAACCGCGTCAGCGAGGCCAAGGTGGCGGCACTGGTAGCCGAACCCCTGGCCCGCGCCGACGCCGATTTCGTGCGCAGCGCAACCGGCTACGCCATCGGCGGCGTCGCCCCGCTCGGCCACGCGCAGCCGGTGAAGCTGCTGCTGGACGAAGACCTGCAGCGCTTCGACACCCTCTGGGCCGCCGCCGGCACACCGTTCTCGGTGTTCCCGCTGACACCGGCGCAACTCAGGCAGTTGACTGGCGCGGAGTGGCTGGACGTTCGGCAGTAG
- a CDS encoding transporter yields the protein MVPDDSNPKRLARLSLLCVAGAVSPAAVASCGQAFCSINTNWHAQGVWTEPGMRLDLQYQFIDQDQPRAGTRDVSAGEVSRHHDEIRTINRNWLGTLDYAIDPRWGVSFTLPLTNRSHSHVHNHHEHGGGVSHETQAWNFTRIGDLRVVGRYQFMGDGTSPSAGINFGLKLPTGSRKVENGDGERAERSLQPGTGTTDAIVGAWYRLPLDEGDSALFAQALAQVAMGESDGFCPGNQYSLDVGWQRQLAPRWAAFVQANFQWRGRDRGSEAEPEDSGSRKLFLGPGLGYAIARDFQVYAFVQLPVHQHVNGVQLTADWAALLGLSKSF from the coding sequence ATGGTGCCCGACGACTCGAACCCGAAGCGCCTCGCGCGCCTGTCCCTGCTGTGCGTCGCGGGCGCGGTTTCGCCCGCCGCGGTCGCGTCCTGCGGGCAGGCGTTTTGCTCCATCAACACCAACTGGCATGCGCAGGGGGTATGGACGGAGCCGGGCATGCGGCTGGACCTGCAGTACCAGTTCATCGACCAGGACCAGCCGCGCGCCGGCACGCGCGACGTGTCCGCCGGGGAGGTGAGCCGCCACCACGACGAGATCCGCACGATCAACCGCAACTGGCTGGGCACCCTGGACTACGCCATCGACCCGCGCTGGGGTGTGTCGTTCACGCTGCCGCTCACAAACCGCAGCCACTCGCACGTCCACAATCATCACGAGCACGGCGGCGGCGTGTCGCACGAGACGCAGGCGTGGAACTTCACCCGCATCGGCGACCTGCGCGTGGTCGGCCGCTACCAGTTCATGGGCGACGGCACGTCGCCGAGTGCGGGCATCAACTTCGGCCTGAAGCTGCCCACCGGCAGCCGCAAGGTCGAGAACGGCGACGGCGAGCGCGCGGAGCGGAGCCTGCAGCCCGGCACCGGTACGACGGATGCCATCGTCGGCGCGTGGTATCGGCTGCCCCTCGACGAAGGCGATTCGGCCCTGTTCGCGCAGGCGCTGGCGCAGGTGGCCATGGGAGAGAGCGACGGCTTTTGCCCCGGCAACCAGTACAGCCTGGATGTCGGCTGGCAGCGGCAGTTGGCGCCCCGCTGGGCGGCCTTCGTGCAGGCGAACTTCCAGTGGCGCGGCCGCGACCGCGGCAGCGAGGCCGAGCCGGAGGACAGCGGCTCGCGCAAGCTGTTCCTCGGCCCTGGCCTCGGTTACGCGATCGCGCGCGATTTCCAGGTCTATGCCTTCGTCCAGTTGCCGGTCCATCAGCATGTGAACGGCGTGCAGCTCACGGCGGACTGGGCGGCGCTGCTGGGCCTCAGCAAGTCCTTCTAG
- a CDS encoding CHASE2 domain-containing protein has translation MTRIFISYRRDDAGGSTWRLFDWCERQFGAGRVFFDRESIPPGAPFPRLLEEGLAACDVLVVVIGPRWASIADAAGRPRLWTPGDFVAHEVATGLALGKRVIPVLVEGAAMPAPGALPPALRALADCEALALDAAHFREDFERLVDAVLGRPRGFARRRVDDVQRLLRFAMRGAVVVPLVVLLAFFAAWVGLFGLLGLDTRIASYSMVLAGERIAGGGGDRVLVVALDDDSERRLGRAYDGSPAWRELHARLIDRLSQAGAAVIVLDFFLERESPADGMLAAALVRARERGSRVVLAVRQIDDGRPRLAPALLAVGAEWGVACLGEQEGYLFSMPLARAADRQRAADPFRMLDAEPAAAPALALVAAFGGEPDLIRRGPREITLRGAGPGVAPVGFSMLKRQARSRCPALADDDVVASRLLPLSPLADWRAPARRHAYAQWLEAGPPAADLRGRLVIVGLATSSAPDEHTVRRGLRTEDRFGVELQADAMRNLLGGTVLRPPGWPAQLAAMFALAAAGGLAAFFLAARPRVVGLVALAAAALAYLGVSAALLAFAGVLLNPLYDLGAFLAACWLLGRLERKAAGIPVPGGGQ, from the coding sequence ATGACGCGGATCTTCATCAGCTATCGCCGTGACGATGCCGGCGGCAGCACCTGGCGGTTGTTCGACTGGTGCGAGCGGCAGTTCGGGGCCGGACGGGTCTTCTTCGACCGCGAGTCCATCCCGCCCGGCGCGCCTTTCCCGCGGCTGCTGGAGGAGGGGCTTGCGGCCTGCGACGTGCTCGTGGTGGTGATCGGCCCGCGCTGGGCGAGCATCGCCGATGCGGCGGGGCGGCCGCGGCTATGGACGCCGGGCGACTTCGTTGCGCACGAGGTGGCGACCGGGTTGGCGCTGGGCAAGCGGGTGATTCCGGTGCTGGTCGAGGGCGCCGCCATGCCCGCGCCCGGCGCCTTGCCGCCCGCGCTGCGCGCGCTGGCCGACTGCGAGGCGCTGGCGCTGGACGCCGCTCATTTCCGCGAGGATTTCGAACGCCTGGTCGATGCCGTGCTCGGCCGCCCCCGCGGCTTCGCACGGCGACGGGTGGACGACGTGCAGCGGCTGCTGCGCTTCGCGATGCGCGGCGCCGTCGTGGTGCCGCTGGTCGTGCTGCTCGCCTTTTTCGCCGCCTGGGTGGGGCTGTTCGGCCTGCTCGGGCTGGACACCCGCATCGCCAGCTACAGCATGGTGCTCGCGGGCGAACGGATCGCGGGCGGGGGCGGCGACCGGGTGCTCGTCGTTGCGCTCGACGATGACAGCGAGCGGCGCCTGGGGCGCGCCTATGACGGTTCGCCGGCGTGGCGCGAGCTGCATGCGCGGCTCATCGACCGCCTGTCGCAGGCGGGGGCGGCGGTCATCGTGCTGGATTTCTTCCTCGAGCGCGAGAGCCCCGCCGACGGCATGCTCGCCGCTGCGCTGGTCCGTGCACGCGAACGCGGCAGCCGCGTCGTGCTCGCCGTCCGGCAGATCGACGACGGCAGGCCGCGGCTCGCGCCGGCGCTGCTGGCCGTCGGGGCGGAGTGGGGTGTGGCCTGCCTGGGCGAGCAGGAAGGCTACCTGTTCTCCATGCCTCTTGCCCGCGCAGCGGACAGGCAGCGCGCGGCCGATCCTTTCCGCATGCTGGACGCCGAACCGGCCGCGGCGCCGGCCCTGGCGCTCGTCGCGGCGTTCGGCGGCGAACCCGACCTCATCCGGCGCGGGCCGCGCGAGATCACGCTGCGCGGCGCCGGCCCCGGGGTGGCGCCGGTCGGCTTTTCCATGCTCAAGCGGCAGGCCCGCTCGCGCTGCCCGGCGCTGGCGGACGACGACGTCGTCGCCTCGCGCCTGCTGCCGCTGTCGCCGCTGGCGGACTGGCGTGCGCCGGCCCGGCGCCATGCCTACGCGCAGTGGCTGGAGGCCGGGCCGCCTGCCGCGGATCTGCGCGGCAGGCTGGTTATCGTCGGCCTCGCGACCTCGTCCGCGCCCGACGAGCACACGGTGCGCCGCGGCCTGCGTACCGAAGACCGCTTCGGCGTCGAACTGCAGGCCGACGCGATGCGCAACCTGCTGGGCGGGACCGTGCTGCGGCCGCCGGGCTGGCCGGCCCAGCTTGCCGCCATGTTCGCGCTGGCCGCGGCGGGCGGGTTGGCGGCCTTCTTCCTCGCCGCCCGCCCGCGTGTGGTCGGACTGGTCGCGCTGGCGGCCGCGGCGCTCGCCTACCTCGGCGTGAGCGCGGCGCTGCTCGCGTTCGCCGGCGTGCTGCTCAATCCGCTCTACGATCTCGGCGCATTCCTGGCCGCCTGCTGGCTGCTCGGCCGGCTCGAGCGCAAGGCGGCCGGCATTCCCGTTCCCGGAGGTGGCCAATGA
- a CDS encoding FecR domain-containing protein, with protein sequence MKVHRPSSIGAAARAFAVLLACLVLAGCAPLLVDVMREDPQRPGRYLPYGGAEWAGAVQVSRGGRPLAARLPAALQPGDVVQTGADAFAVIRYPDGGEIMLDRNTRVRTGSLFVEFGRILARVRGLFEVETENVVTGVEGTEYVLQVARGGALKIVVLDGVVVCRSRTGRWSPVRLQRGEMLVSDYPDRTAPRVQRAPLKDWEEASRWSSGLGVRQPEPVRTGYCCESGRLRRGRQEDCRGFFSTSEREAAARCERARPDEAQTGYCCSGGRVDTTTRARCEAGKGSFHADAAEARRACRVASPVDTPRLIERVRPLQLPPPE encoded by the coding sequence ATGAAAGTACATCGCCCATCGTCCATCGGCGCCGCCGCACGCGCCTTCGCCGTGCTGCTCGCCTGCCTGGTGCTGGCGGGGTGCGCCCCGCTGCTGGTCGACGTGATGCGCGAGGACCCGCAGCGGCCGGGCCGCTACCTGCCGTACGGCGGGGCGGAGTGGGCCGGCGCGGTTCAGGTGTCGCGCGGCGGTCGGCCGCTGGCGGCGCGCCTGCCGGCTGCGCTGCAGCCGGGCGACGTGGTGCAGACCGGGGCGGACGCCTTCGCGGTGATCCGCTATCCGGACGGCGGCGAGATCATGCTCGACCGCAACACCCGCGTGCGCACCGGCTCCCTGTTCGTCGAATTCGGCCGCATCCTCGCGCGCGTGCGCGGGCTGTTCGAAGTCGAGACCGAGAACGTGGTGACCGGCGTCGAGGGCACCGAGTACGTGCTGCAGGTGGCGCGCGGCGGTGCGTTGAAGATCGTCGTGCTGGACGGCGTTGTCGTGTGCCGTTCGCGGACCGGGCGCTGGAGCCCGGTCCGGCTGCAGCGCGGCGAGATGCTGGTGTCGGACTATCCCGACCGCACCGCGCCCCGCGTGCAGCGCGCTCCGCTCAAGGACTGGGAGGAAGCGAGCCGCTGGAGCAGCGGGCTCGGCGTTCGCCAGCCGGAGCCGGTGCGTACCGGCTACTGCTGCGAGAGCGGCCGGCTGCGCCGCGGCAGGCAGGAGGATTGCCGCGGATTCTTTTCCACGTCCGAGCGCGAGGCTGCCGCACGCTGCGAGCGTGCGCGGCCGGACGAGGCGCAGACGGGCTATTGCTGCAGCGGCGGCCGGGTGGACACGACCACCCGGGCGCGCTGCGAGGCGGGCAAGGGGAGCTTCCACGCCGATGCGGCGGAGGCCCGGCGTGCCTGCCGCGTCGCGTCTCCGGTGGATACGCCGCGCCTCATCGAGCGGGTGCGGCCGCTGCAACTGCCGCCGCCGGAATAA
- the feaR gene encoding transcriptional regulator FeaR — MIEESLERWNSAVRSICGRFATAPARELPVFVGRIAKTTCGGLDIAHISTNAASIHHTRSISTDAEFCFLVLQQSGVMDVEDADSPNGGFRLLPGDVALLDSARDFRMRPNGLIGQLSVHLSRSVIDRALPGRLGHMSKVSQHCASGWLLRGLLQQVGVGDTMQWADDADGDALEMALIHLMRPALGERSASENGVPMRVLANRLIDRSLCDPNLAPGGLARQLGISERQLYRIFSVDGDTVFRYIMRKRLERSAADLLGRGADGWTITDVAFKWGFVDSAHFSRAFRRQYGMSPSEYRNGGGAAAAPVPPPGERVLQ; from the coding sequence ATGATCGAAGAGAGCCTCGAGCGCTGGAACTCGGCGGTGCGCAGCATCTGCGGCCGTTTCGCCACGGCGCCGGCGCGGGAACTGCCCGTCTTTGTCGGCCGTATCGCCAAGACCACGTGCGGCGGGCTGGACATCGCGCACATCAGCACCAACGCCGCGAGCATCCATCACACGCGCTCGATCAGCACCGATGCGGAATTCTGTTTTCTGGTCCTGCAGCAAAGCGGCGTGATGGACGTGGAGGACGCGGACAGTCCCAACGGCGGATTCCGCCTGTTGCCCGGGGACGTCGCTTTACTCGATTCGGCGCGTGATTTCCGGATGAGGCCGAACGGCCTGATCGGTCAGCTCTCGGTGCATCTGTCGCGAAGCGTAATCGATCGCGCTTTGCCGGGCAGGCTCGGCCATATGTCCAAGGTGTCGCAACACTGTGCCAGTGGGTGGCTGTTGCGCGGGCTCCTGCAGCAGGTCGGCGTGGGAGACACCATGCAGTGGGCCGACGATGCGGATGGCGATGCACTGGAAATGGCGTTGATCCATCTGATGCGGCCGGCACTGGGTGAACGGTCCGCCTCCGAGAATGGGGTGCCGATGCGTGTGCTCGCCAACCGGCTGATCGACCGCTCACTCTGTGATCCCAACCTTGCGCCAGGGGGGCTGGCGCGGCAATTGGGCATCTCCGAGCGTCAGCTCTACCGGATTTTCAGTGTCGATGGCGATACCGTCTTCCGCTACATCATGCGCAAACGCCTCGAGCGCAGCGCGGCGGATCTGCTGGGGCGGGGCGCGGACGGCTGGACGATCACCGATGTCGCATTCAAGTGGGGGTTTGTCGATTCGGCCCACTTCTCGCGTGCATTCAGGCGCCAATACGGCATGTCGCCAAGCGAGTACCGCAATGGTGGCGGGGCTGCGGCGGCACCCGTCCCGCCGCCCGGCGAACGTGTTCTGCAGTGA